TGAAATGTCTGTCGGCCACTGTTATATTGagtacaaaaaatatcacctctACACATTAGCTAAATGAAACTTGCAGTTTCAAGGCAAATATATTTATACATGTATAAATATATTTAGCACTGTGTGACTCTTTTCAGTTGTTTTCTGGGCAATGTAAAAAGCCTATACGCAAATCATGGGTAGCTAGGGATGGTCACATTGTTGAATGGGTAATCGATTTGTGCACTAAAATTTTGCCGCATCGATTCAACGTACCATCAACGTCTACCTTTCATTTAATCGGTTAAAACAGTTCGATTGATGGTTTGACAGACGGTGACAAAAGTGGCGGGAAAATGTCTGAATGGTACTGTAGAATGCCGAGCACAAACAGCGACGGCGCAGCTGCGACGAAAGAGAGCCACTGTCGACAATTTCCCGAGTCCTGTTGAGCCAGCCAAGCGCTTCCCCGCTTTACCCACAGGTCGCACACTCTGCCCGGTGCCAGAGACACCGGAGAGAGGCAAGCTCACTGTCAGTATTAATATAGtgatgtgtttcttttttgtgcttcGTGAGTGGTCAGAATGACATTCCCTTTGCACTATCGGATAAGATACAGGATCGAGCAAGATCAAGCGTTGCGTACACACCGACCTTGTTTCCGCGAAGATAGGTGGCGTATGCCCTACTTTCTGGGCTCTGACCAAATCGAGCGAGGTCATTAAAAAACGTATGAGCGTGCGAATATACGAATTTTTAGCATAACGAATCGAATACTGCCTTATTCGATTCGATCTTAAATTGTATAGTCCCTATTCGTAAATGCTTTTCTATCGAATATTTCAAACAGCCAAACGTGCGCGATAAGACATGAAATTGGACCAAACGTGCGACAAATTTAATCCCGGCGGCCATAATCGACAAAGAACACGAGAAAGTACGTACGGTAGAACGCTATACATTGCTCAGCGAGTGAGAGCCTTCCGGCTAAACCACCATCACACAAATTGTCATTACAGTGCATACAGGTATATACAGGAAAAAGCGCGTTTCTACAATTTCAGGCGAGTCCACGAGTAAAGGCTGTTCAACCGACACGCCGTGTGCTCCTAGGTGCTCTAAATGACCCTTTTCCCTCCCGTTGCCGATCCCCATAGCTCCCATTCGAAAGACGCGCGTCGTTCGCCGGCGCCCCAAACACGACCAGTTCAAAGGGCAGCCGATCTTCACcaggcgtcgtcgtcgtcgccggggCCCGATCTGCAGCCGTGTCTCCTGCTTGTTCGCGATCGTCGTCTCTTTCCTCCGCGTCGTCGGTTCCGACGATGCCGCGGGTGGTTCCGGCGCTCTCCGACGCTCCGCGACCACGTGCCTTGGGACCTCGCGATGGTAGTGCGGTGGCACGTCTCCTCCCAAGCGGTAGTAGCGGTATTCCAGTGGCGCCGCGTTCGTGTTCGcgcgtctcggaggccacggacgGCTTCGTCGCCGTCAACGCCGTTGCCTCGTACGTACACGGCTCCATTTGCGGCGGCCCGGTCAACAGGCTGCGGTAGGCGTAGACGAGCAGCCAGGCGATTCCGAAGACCACGACGCACATGTAGACGAACACGCATGCCGCGGCGCTCTCGGGGGCGTCTTCCTCGTGGCCCCCGACCGCCTGGACGCCGCCGGTTGCGAGTCGCATGGAGGGCGTCTTCTGCTCGTGGCGAACGGGCGCAGCAGAAGCCGGGTTGGGGACGCCCTCGGTTGTCGCAGCCAGCGGCTTTCCGGCGAGCGCAGCTGAGAATCGTTAGTGGGGAAAGTGAAACTGCGCGTGATAACGAAGAATTGTCTTGTATAAATTTGTGCACATACAACGCTTCTCAAAGAACCCACTTGTGGGATCTAGCACCCCAGAAACTGCACAGTGAAGTAAAACGCAGCGGAGGGAACCGGAATAATATTGGTCCCCGGGGTTCGTTTAAGGCACATTTAAATATACACGCGCAAGCGTTCCTCTCATTCCATCCCCATaggaatgcggcagccgcggccggtgatcgaacccgccacctcgtgcacagcagcaggACGCCATAGCCACAGAGTCACCGCGTCGGATACGGTTTCTGAATCTGAACTGGTGAACGCGAAAGCTGCAGTTGAAAAGGTTAATAGGAGGTTAATAATTACAAAAAGTCAGTGGAAGAAGTTTTATCCGTATTCAGACTCAGGTGGGACAGGTTTAGTATTTATCTATCAACTTCCTAGCAACGACTGTTTGCGACAATAAGGGGACTCTGAAGAGAAAAATTATCCGAGCTCTACTAGCGAATTTCTTTTCTACAGTACCAAAAACAGTCACTCTTATTCGGACACAACGCTTGGTATAAGCCAGAAAATACGCAAGGCGGGCGACGATGCCGTCTTGAAGTTCCCGCATCCAGCAACGAGCCTTGACGTCATGGACTTTGACGACCTCTGCTCGGGCATGCACAGGTACCTTTATATTGGAAAGCTAGGCTACACTGCATTCAAGAAGATCCGAACACTGAACTTGAGCAGTCTCAGAGTGTTTTACAGCGCCCCGACAGCTCAAATGCGAGATGATGCTCTTCAAAATTCGCGACGTCGCACCGACGCATCCGCGCTGAGGTTTCGGCTCGAAATTCAAAGTGTAAATGTTTGaccttcatttcttttctcctGGCAATCAACCTGTAACCACGAAATTAATCATAGATTTATGAGCGAATACTGTATCAGTCTATTAGTCTCTcgctttagtgtcgctttaacgTATACttaatgggtgccaagagaaggaatgcgcagtcgaggacggcgtaagactaggtggggcgatgaattaaggaaattcgcgagcgctagttggaatAGGTTCGCGCAGATAgtggtaatcggagatcgcagggtgaggccttcgtcctgcagtggacataaaataggctg
This Dermacentor albipictus isolate Rhodes 1998 colony chromosome 1, USDA_Dalb.pri_finalv2, whole genome shotgun sequence DNA region includes the following protein-coding sequences:
- the LOC135897526 gene encoding uncharacterized protein isoform X1, which gives rise to MAVPENGRAGQQPDGPKYPHASTLFVTALTHQQPPGRGNVAAAGRRASVPTLAAASHNRRHSKRQHDDVPRPTGTPQQRRAAFTTRSVQPSGALPQTLEKTAALAGKPLAATTEGVPNPASAAPVRHEQKTPSMRLATGGVQAVGGHEEDAPESAAACVFVYMCVVVFGIAWLLVYAYRSLLTGPPQMEPCTYEATALTATKPSVASETREHERGATGIPLLPLGRRRATALPSRGPKARGRGASESAGTTRGIVGTDDAEERDDDREQAGDTAADRAPATTTTPGEDRLPFELVVFGAPANDARLSNGSYGDRQREGKGSFRAPRSTRRVG